AAGGGGCTTGGActaaggaagaagacgatcGTCTTATCGCTTATATCAAAGCTCACGGCGAGGGCTGCTGGCGCTCCCTTCCTAGGGCCGCCGGCCTCCTCCGCTGTGGCAAGAGCTGTCGTCTCAGATGGATCAATTACCTTCGTCCAGATCTTAAACGGGGAAATTTCACTGAACATGAAGATGAAGTCATCATCAAACTCCATAGCCTCCTTGGAAACAGGTAGGTTTGTGTTACGTGTTACGTATTTCTATTATAGTATGATTGGGATCTAAACTTTGCACgaagttcaaaatttgaacttgaCCCATCAATAATTATGATCCAAAGTTGTTAAAAATATGCCAAAGAAAGCTTTTTGATTATTGATTAATGAGTACTTTTGTGTTTTTCCCCCCACTTAGATGGTCTTTGATAGCTGGAAGATTACCCGGAAGAACGGATAACGAGATCAAGAACTACTGGAACACTCACATAAAGCGAAAGCTCTTAAGTCGAGGAATTGACCCAACAACGCATCGAGCAATCATCGACCCATCTCCAGCGACCACCATATCCTTTACTTCCAATTCCGCCGTGGAAGATCAAGAGGATAGAAAGAAACAAGTTATCGATTCTTCTCCAACAGAGAATCGACATCTTTTAGATTTGAACCTCGACCTCAAGATCAGCCCGCCGTACCCGGTGGCTGCCGGGGCAGCGATGAAGAACGAGGGGAGAAATAGTCTTTGCTTTTCTTGCAGCTTGGGGTTTGAGAACAGTAAGGATTGCAGCTGTGGAAATGGtaagaataatattattgCTTCAAGTGATAATAGTAAAGGGTTTGATTTTTTGGGATTGAAAAGCTGTGTATTGGATTGTAGAACTTTGGAGATTAAATGAACTTAGAAATTCAAAagtgatatttttttctaattaattatcatttcaaCAACGTCTGTATTTGTACGTACGAGTTCTTCACTGAGAATTTTCAACCTGATCCCGATAAAATTAGATGAAAATTTTTGAGATAGGAATAGAAATAGATGATGGGGAAGCTTTTCTATTCTCGTCCCACCGTCCCACCGTCCCACCGTCCCACCGTCCTACCCTATAGGCATCTCGAGGAGAAGTTAGCtcgagaaaattttaaaaaaattaaaatggaagaaCTAACAACTCTCcaatttattaaatctttCAACCAAcctcttaaattaaattaaattaggtgTAGCTCCAATACCCTCCATACCTAAAATTcatttccaaaattaattGCAAATTACTTTCTACACacacctatatatatatatatatatatatatatatatatatatatatgcatatgtATGTGATGTATATACATCCaattatgcatgcatgcatgcatttcATGGCTTAGGTATTCTTAGTTGACTTTGAGATTATGAATAAATGCATGAACTTGCCCATTGTTTCTAATTACAAGTTGGTgcaattttcaaaacttaaatgaatttttaatttttatattttttttgtttgacaaaTATATCGTTTTGATTTGTTCTAGATCGTGTTCTTCTATTTATtatgtaaaataatatatata
This sequence is a window from Cucurbita pepo subsp. pepo cultivar mu-cu-16 chromosome LG04, ASM280686v2, whole genome shotgun sequence. Protein-coding genes within it:
- the LOC111792502 gene encoding myb-related protein 308-like, producing the protein MGRSPCCEKAHTNKGAWTKEEDDRLIAYIKAHGEGCWRSLPRAAGLLRCGKSCRLRWINYLRPDLKRGNFTEHEDEVIIKLHSLLGNRWSLIAGRLPGRTDNEIKNYWNTHIKRKLLSRGIDPTTHRAIIDPSPATTISFTSNSAVEDQEDRKKQVIDSSPTENRHLLDLNLDLKISPPYPVAAGAAMKNEGRNSLCFSCSLGFENSKDCSCGNGKNNIIASSDNSKGFDFLGLKSCVLDCRTLEIK